From Rutidosis leptorrhynchoides isolate AG116_Rl617_1_P2 chromosome 3, CSIRO_AGI_Rlap_v1, whole genome shotgun sequence, a single genomic window includes:
- the LOC139901395 gene encoding mannitol dehydrogenase-like produces MAKSYETEHPIKAYGYAARDNSGTLAPFNFSRRATGEKDVRFKVLYCGICHTDLHHIKNEMGMTQYPIVPGHEIVGVVTEVGTKVEKFKVGDKVGVGCLVGSCGSCGGCVYDSENFCPAAVLTYGAPDADGTITYGGYSDHMISNEKFVLRWPENLPLDSGAPLLCAGITTYSPLRFHGLDKPGMKVGVVGLGGLGHVAVKMAKAFGAEVTVFSTSMSKKEEALEVLKADHFINSKDQQQMQAAMWSLDGIIDTVSSNHPIAPLIAALKPHGKLIIHGVPEKPLEIPAFSLLTGNKVVAGSMIGGLKETQEMLDFAAEHGITANIELIPIDYVNTAMERLAKADVRYRFVIDVANSLKHE; encoded by the exons ATGGCAAAATCATATGAAACTGAGCATCCAATCAAGGCATATGGTTATGCTGCTCGTGACAATTCCGGAACACTTGCTCCATTCAACTTCTCCAGAAG gGCTACCGGAGAGAAAGATGTACGATTCAAAGTATTGTACTGCGGAATCTGCCATACGGATCTTCACCATATCAAGAACGAAATGGGCATGACCCAGTACCCGATTGTCCCTGGGCATGAGATTGTGGGTGTGGTTACAGAAGTTGGCACCAAAGTTGAAAAGTTTAAGGTTGGCGACAAAGTTGGTGTTGGGTGCTTGGTGGGTTCATGCGGATCATGTGGAGGTTGTGTCTATGATAGCGAAAACTTTTGCCCTGCGGCTGTTCTCACTTACGGTGCTCCCGATGCCGATGGCACCATCACATACGGTGGATATTCTGATCACATGATTTCAAACGAGAAATTTGTCCTCCGTTGGCCtgaaaatttgccacttgattctggTGCCCCGTTGTTATGTGCCGGGATCACAACTTACAGTCCCTTAAGATTCCATGGTCTTGACAAGCCTGGTATGAAAGTCGGTGTGGTTGGTCTTGGTGGGCTCGGTCATGTTGCTGTGAAGATGGCTAAGGCTTTCGGTGCGGAAGTTACCGTTTTTAGCACATCTATGTCTAAGAAGGAAGAAGCACTTGAAGTACTTAAAGCCGATCACTTTATTAACAGCAAGGACCAACAACAAATGCag GCTGCTATGTGGTCGCTCGATGGTATCATCGATACCGTGTCTTCAAACCATCCGATTGCGCCGTTGATTGCTGCACTAAAACCACATGGAAAACTCATTATTCATGGTGTACCAGAGAAGCCATTGGAGATACCAGCATTTTCTTTGCTTACAG GGAATAAGGTAGTTGCTGGAAGTATGATTGGAGGACTTAAAGAGACTCAAGAGATGCTTGACTTTGCAGCAGAGCATGGCATAACTGCAAATATAGAGCTTATTCCCATCGACTACGTCAACACTGCGATGGAGAGGCTTGCAAAGGCTGATGTGAGATACCGTTTTGTGATCGACGTGGCCAATTCTCTCAAACATGAATAG